A stretch of Roseovarius sp. M141 DNA encodes these proteins:
- a CDS encoding DUF4280 domain-containing protein has translation MSFLLHQGATVMCTHGGQATPSSASSRVTLGGQPATTMAHSYSISGCPFSTPEPAPKPCSSVQWTTPATRVRIEGQPALLSTSQGITIGPLGTQGTPTATVQQVRVKGQ, from the coding sequence ATGAGCTTTCTTCTGCACCAGGGCGCGACGGTGATGTGCACCCATGGCGGGCAGGCGACGCCCTCGTCCGCCTCCAGCCGCGTCACCCTGGGCGGGCAGCCTGCAACCACCATGGCGCACAGTTATTCTATCAGCGGCTGCCCCTTTTCCACGCCGGAACCCGCGCCCAAGCCGTGTTCCAGCGTGCAATGGACGACCCCCGCCACCCGCGTGCGGATCGAAGGCCAGCCCGCGCTGCTATCGACCAGTCAGGGCATCACCATCGGCCCGCTGGGAACCCAAGGCACCCCGACGGCGACGGTTCAGCAGGTCCGGGTGAAGGGACAATAG
- a CDS encoding DUF6519 domain-containing protein, which translates to MKGDFSRWTAPNAAARHYSGVLMQQGRLHTDADWNEQVQIGLARSEAALGDIIGQAGTPKGEGGFAISAGAGGFAIGAGRYYLDGAMVQNDARVTYDDQGDGVAVPPLADAGGTGTDVIIYLEATRAQVTGLEDSRLIDPALSGVDTATRIKAAWRVGVEAITLTAAERDALIDAAQCGNIPDLAGWSPSTGALSARTLPAGALPDDSDCKIPPEAGYLSQENQLYRVEIITGGTRAQSRFVWSRENGAVEATLGRNTDGDFVLQGAIDDEALGFQTGNWVEVYDAADSYNARSGDLRQITLTDDVVTFSASIGDFTQMVRPRVRRWDQTGNVPQGRTLSVTPVELERGIEVSFINGSYRTGDYWVFEARAATGNIVWPQYPMEDPTDPVPPMGWGFRRAPLALARIAGAGLSNITDLRAEFPTLTCLHADDIEYDDSQCNMGAETVQEALDVLCRRTASGLCTFVVRNARELADVVAKLRQDQSARICLRAGNFALNDAVLFENLGHITVEGTGPQTVISVAGTEPALVFHNCASVRVVDLSVNGGPTGVLGRFVQSGRLGAITAVDCGDMAFERVRARCRAGLDRTAACISTRNDSPKARHGVARVLVRDCTLKVGQSQIGVQVIGARRAVIEDNVISAISMDPEQVRRRILADPVLVGRIRRSLLDFPIAQKNPGNVTIKGAGARDHVLPLDGAFSAKQRGTVPLPRGDSGLEVRADPRILGQLVQALRQNDASQIAVPKELRQHMTNLVDEAIRDPRGSAVVGTRRVNILGARVLMLARTGYMAQGITVAGAEIEDLHILTNRIEGANDAIRVAASTSGDPNPSDWRQRRPPNTVRRARIEGNVITLQPVASGVEGHGIYLGHVDNVTVGQNDISGGGTLPNSKVIMPHFGLYQYGYRGPRFTVTENTVTNLYHGYAVVPELYDDVTGIWRLRDNATQGCPRPFAVATGVEVL; encoded by the coding sequence ATGAAAGGCGATTTCTCACGCTGGACGGCCCCGAACGCCGCCGCGCGCCACTATTCAGGCGTGCTGATGCAACAGGGACGGCTGCACACCGATGCCGACTGGAACGAACAGGTCCAGATCGGGCTGGCGCGATCCGAAGCCGCGTTGGGCGACATCATCGGGCAGGCCGGAACGCCAAAGGGCGAGGGCGGTTTCGCCATCTCCGCGGGGGCAGGCGGCTTTGCGATTGGGGCGGGGCGCTATTATCTGGACGGCGCGATGGTGCAGAACGATGCGCGCGTCACCTATGACGATCAGGGCGACGGGGTCGCCGTGCCGCCATTGGCGGACGCGGGCGGCACCGGCACAGACGTCATCATCTATCTCGAAGCCACCCGCGCGCAGGTGACAGGGCTGGAGGATTCGCGCCTGATCGATCCGGCCTTGTCCGGGGTCGATACGGCGACACGGATCAAGGCCGCATGGCGCGTCGGGGTCGAAGCAATCACCCTGACCGCAGCCGAGCGGGACGCCCTGATCGACGCCGCGCAGTGTGGCAATATTCCCGATCTTGCGGGTTGGTCCCCGTCCACAGGTGCGCTGTCGGCGCGCACTCTTCCGGCGGGTGCCCTGCCGGATGACAGCGATTGCAAGATCCCCCCCGAGGCGGGCTATCTGAGTCAGGAGAACCAACTCTACCGGGTCGAGATCATCACCGGCGGCACCCGTGCGCAGTCGCGCTTTGTCTGGTCGCGCGAGAACGGGGCGGTGGAGGCAACCCTTGGGCGCAACACCGATGGCGACTTTGTCCTGCAAGGGGCCATCGACGACGAGGCGCTGGGCTTTCAGACCGGCAATTGGGTCGAAGTCTATGATGCCGCAGACAGCTATAACGCGCGCAGCGGCGATTTACGCCAGATCACCCTGACCGACGACGTGGTGACGTTCAGCGCCTCCATCGGTGACTTTACCCAGATGGTGCGCCCGCGTGTGCGGCGCTGGGATCAGACCGGGAATGTGCCGCAAGGACGCACGCTGAGCGTGACCCCGGTCGAACTGGAACGCGGCATCGAGGTGTCGTTCATCAACGGCAGCTATCGCACGGGCGACTACTGGGTGTTCGAGGCTCGCGCCGCCACCGGCAATATCGTCTGGCCGCAATACCCGATGGAGGATCCCACCGATCCGGTTCCGCCGATGGGCTGGGGGTTTCGCCGGGCGCCGTTGGCGCTGGCGCGGATCGCGGGCGCGGGACTGAGCAACATCACCGATCTGCGCGCCGAGTTTCCGACGCTGACATGCCTGCACGCCGATGACATCGAATATGATGACAGCCAGTGCAACATGGGCGCCGAAACGGTGCAGGAGGCGCTGGATGTCCTGTGCAGACGCACGGCGTCCGGTCTGTGCACCTTTGTCGTGCGCAATGCCCGCGAACTGGCCGATGTCGTCGCCAAGCTAAGGCAGGATCAAAGCGCGCGGATTTGCCTGCGGGCGGGAAACTTTGCGCTGAACGACGCCGTCCTGTTCGAGAATCTCGGCCACATCACCGTGGAGGGTACCGGCCCGCAGACCGTGATCAGCGTCGCCGGGACCGAACCGGCGCTTGTCTTTCACAATTGCGCGTCGGTGCGGGTGGTTGACCTGTCGGTCAATGGCGGGCCGACGGGTGTTCTCGGACGGTTCGTCCAAAGTGGCAGGCTGGGGGCAATCACCGCCGTCGATTGTGGTGACATGGCGTTCGAGCGGGTGCGCGCGCGCTGCCGGGCCGGGCTGGACCGCACGGCGGCCTGCATTTCGACCCGCAACGACAGCCCAAAGGCGCGTCATGGGGTCGCCAGGGTACTGGTGCGCGATTGCACGCTGAAGGTTGGGCAATCGCAGATCGGCGTGCAGGTGATCGGCGCCCGCCGGGCCGTGATCGAGGACAACGTGATCTCTGCGATCAGTATGGACCCGGAACAGGTGCGCCGCCGCATTCTGGCCGATCCTGTTCTGGTCGGGCGCATACGGCGGTCCTTGCTGGATTTTCCCATCGCGCAAAAGAACCCCGGCAATGTGACCATCAAAGGGGCCGGAGCGCGGGATCATGTGCTGCCACTGGACGGGGCCTTTAGTGCCAAGCAACGTGGGACCGTCCCGCTGCCGCGTGGAGATTCCGGGCTCGAGGTGCGCGCGGATCCGCGCATCCTGGGTCAGCTGGTGCAGGCGCTACGGCAAAATGATGCCAGCCAGATCGCCGTGCCAAAGGAACTGCGCCAGCACATGACCAACCTTGTGGATGAAGCGATCCGCGACCCGCGCGGCAGTGCGGTAGTCGGAACGCGCCGCGTCAATATTCTGGGTGCCAGAGTCCTTATGTTGGCGCGCACAGGGTACATGGCGCAAGGCATCACGGTCGCCGGCGCCGAAATCGAGGATCTGCATATCCTGACCAACCGTATCGAGGGCGCGAACGATGCCATCCGCGTTGCTGCCAGTACGTCGGGCGACCCGAACCCGTCGGATTGGCGGCAGCGCCGCCCGCCCAACACGGTGCGCCGCGCGCGGATCGAGGGTAATGTGATCACCCTGCAACCCGTGGCCTCGGGGGTCGAGGGTCACGGTATTTATCTGGGCCATGTCGACAATGTCACGGTCGGGCAGAACGACATTTCGGGGGGCGGAACCCTGCCAAATTCCAAGGTGATCATGCCGCATTTTGGGCTTTATCAGTATGGCTATCGGGGCCCGCGGTTCACCGTTACCGAAAATACCGTGACCAACCTCTACCACGGCTATGCAGTGGTTCCCGAGCTATACGACGACGTGACCGGCATTTGGCGCCTGCGCGATAACGCGACCCAAGGCTGCCCGCGCCCCTTCGCGGTGGCGACCGGGGTGGAGGTGCTTTAG
- a CDS encoding phage baseplate assembly protein V yields the protein MNDMTTTNRVFGKYRGTVSNNIDPNQIGRLQVEVPAIYGTNTLNWAMPCVPYAGPDQGFYMIPPVGAKIWVEFEGGAIDAPIWSGCFWGQGEAPGTVPQTKLIKTPAATITLDEINPAAPVVIETVAGNKVTITASGITLETSGGAKIEMTGPQVSVNSGALEVV from the coding sequence ATGAATGATATGACCACCACCAACAGGGTTTTCGGCAAATATCGCGGCACGGTATCCAACAACATCGATCCCAATCAGATCGGGCGGCTTCAGGTCGAGGTGCCTGCGATCTACGGCACCAACACCCTGAACTGGGCGATGCCCTGCGTGCCTTATGCCGGCCCGGATCAGGGCTTCTACATGATCCCGCCGGTAGGGGCGAAAATCTGGGTCGAGTTCGAGGGCGGCGCAATCGACGCCCCGATCTGGTCGGGGTGTTTCTGGGGGCAGGGCGAGGCGCCGGGCACCGTACCGCAGACCAAACTGATCAAGACACCTGCCGCCACGATCACGCTGGATGAAATCAACCCCGCCGCCCCCGTCGTCATCGAAACGGTTGCCGGCAACAAGGTCACGATCACCGCCAGCGGCATCACGCTGGAAACCTCGGGCGGGGCCAAGATAGAAATGACCGGCCCGCAGGTCAGCGTCAATTCCGGCGCACTGGAGGTGGTGTGA
- a CDS encoding GPW/gp25 family protein, with translation MSYLDLPYHIDGSGRTATTTDHARRVRNLLEAVLFTAPGERVMRPDFGSGVPEMLFDSNSDALETAADFLIRSAVQRYLSDVLVLAALDVSRDEGELHITVTYSLVGEEDQQTETFSRGGV, from the coding sequence ATGAGTTATCTTGATCTGCCCTACCACATCGACGGTTCCGGCCGCACCGCGACCACTACGGACCACGCGCGCCGGGTCCGCAACCTGCTGGAGGCGGTCCTGTTCACCGCACCGGGCGAACGGGTGATGCGCCCCGATTTCGGCTCGGGCGTGCCCGAGATGTTGTTTGACAGCAACTCGGACGCGCTTGAAACGGCGGCGGATTTTCTGATCCGCTCGGCTGTGCAGCGCTACCTGTCGGATGTTCTGGTGCTGGCGGCCCTTGATGTCAGCCGCGATGAGGGCGAGCTGCATATCACCGTCACCTATTCGCTGGTCGGCGAAGAGGACCAGCAGACCGAAACCTTTAGCCGGGGAGGGGTGTGA
- a CDS encoding GNAT family N-acetyltransferase: MSDPITIRPLLPADEGEWRRLWTGYLEYYETSVPGEVYQTTFQRLVSTDHPNQNGLIALQGDRPVGLVHYIYHPHNWKIEDVCYLQDLYADPAARGTGVGRKLIEAVYKATDADGCPTVYWLTQDFNETARKLYDRIGTLTPFIKYSR, encoded by the coding sequence ATGTCCGATCCCATCACGATCCGCCCCCTTCTGCCCGCGGACGAGGGCGAGTGGCGCCGCCTGTGGACCGGGTATCTGGAATACTACGAAACATCGGTGCCGGGCGAGGTCTATCAAACCACATTCCAGCGCCTTGTCAGCACCGATCACCCAAACCAGAACGGCCTGATCGCACTGCAAGGGGACCGGCCCGTCGGGCTGGTCCACTACATCTATCATCCGCATAACTGGAAGATCGAGGATGTCTGCTATCTTCAGGATCTCTACGCAGATCCGGCGGCGCGCGGCACCGGCGTGGGCCGCAAGCTGATCGAAGCCGTGTACAAGGCCACCGACGCAGATGGCTGCCCGACGGTCTACTGGCTGACGCAGGATTTCAACGAAACCGCGCGCAAGCTCTATGACCGCATCGGCACGCTGACGCCGTTCATCAAATACAGTCGATAA
- a CDS encoding putative baseplate assembly protein yields the protein MAVRTRSFLDERREALAASGAPFNGIAGIEVDPTDGTRLILRFVKPRPGPGGVPAAPLGASDFSISGGDRIRGIAVESVAPQGSDLLLTLNREGDFSTYDLAIDADLPGFDPILREIRFRFRVHCDTDLDCEAPATVLEDLPNEPRLDYLARDFESYRTMILDRMSVTTPDMVERNPASLEIALVEWLAYLGDHLSYKLDCVATEYSLDTAQLRRSAARHARLVGYRMHNGVSARVLAQVEVAAPVVNLGRNDLTFLTRSNDLNAAVVPMAQVPMAAARGAMVFEPAHDMALSDAHNRIGLHHWDDPDAALAKGATEAWLRDPDRVLNLRAGDLLILTEERDPTTGRSADADPGHRQAVRLIADPETVLDPLEMVAPGMLLQVHRVIWGPDDALPFRLCVGARPAGEELATALGNIVVADHGMTLPVPEPLGVAPDMTDPELPPAPGQPDEIKPLAGLDRPHPFAPVLAHKDLTFSAGLFPTLDPLTPAARITAMDPAAAMADMFLSVDGKIEAWNPLPDLLPAGPEDRVFVPEVAHDGSVTLRFGEGHEGRASTHGKTPVASDSFFANYRVGTGRAGNIGANALAHVAASGLALANVTAVRNPLPAAGGLNRETIPEVRQRAPVSFFEQRRAVTLADYETLLTRHPDVQRAHARKRWLGSWSAIFLSVDRVGGLEVDAGFAQALLDYLEPYRMMGHDLTIDAPIYVPLEVALTACVLPDHFADDVANALIDAFSAGLRTDGERAFFHPDNITFSSRIYLSRIYEAGMQVPGVEDIHVTSFQRASAAASTAIDEGVLTFGPREIPILANDPNHPDQGTLTIHTEGGR from the coding sequence ATGGCCGTCCGAACCCGCTCCTTCCTGGATGAACGGCGCGAGGCGCTGGCCGCCTCGGGCGCGCCGTTCAACGGCATCGCCGGGATCGAGGTCGATCCCACCGACGGCACCCGCCTGATCCTGCGCTTCGTCAAGCCGCGCCCCGGACCGGGCGGCGTGCCTGCCGCCCCCCTTGGCGCCAGCGATTTCAGCATCAGCGGCGGCGATCGTATTCGCGGCATCGCTGTCGAGTCGGTTGCGCCGCAGGGCAGTGACCTGTTGCTGACGCTGAACCGCGAGGGCGATTTTTCGACCTATGATCTGGCCATTGACGCCGATCTGCCCGGCTTTGATCCGATCCTGCGGGAAATCCGCTTTCGCTTTCGCGTGCATTGCGACACCGATCTGGATTGCGAAGCGCCTGCCACCGTTCTCGAAGACCTGCCGAACGAGCCGCGCCTCGACTACCTTGCCCGCGATTTTGAAAGCTACCGCACCATGATCCTTGACCGGATGTCGGTCACGACGCCGGATATGGTCGAACGCAATCCGGCCTCACTGGAAATCGCGCTGGTGGAGTGGCTCGCCTATCTGGGCGATCACCTCAGCTACAAGCTGGACTGCGTCGCCACCGAATACAGCCTGGACACCGCGCAACTGCGCCGCTCTGCCGCGCGTCATGCAAGGCTGGTCGGCTACCGAATGCACAATGGCGTCAGCGCCCGCGTTCTGGCGCAGGTCGAGGTCGCCGCCCCGGTGGTCAACCTTGGGCGAAACGATCTGACCTTTCTGACGCGCAGCAACGATCTGAACGCCGCGGTCGTGCCGATGGCGCAGGTGCCGATGGCGGCGGCGCGCGGCGCGATGGTGTTCGAACCCGCGCATGACATGGCGCTGAGCGACGCGCATAACCGGATCGGCCTGCACCACTGGGACGACCCGGACGCGGCGCTGGCGAAGGGCGCAACCGAGGCATGGCTGCGCGACCCGGACCGGGTTCTGAACCTGCGCGCGGGCGATCTGCTGATCTTGACGGAGGAGCGCGACCCGACGACAGGCCGCAGTGCCGACGCCGATCCCGGCCACCGGCAGGCCGTACGCCTGATCGCCGATCCCGAAACCGTGCTGGATCCGCTGGAAATGGTCGCACCCGGCATGCTGCTACAGGTCCACCGGGTGATCTGGGGACCGGACGATGCCTTGCCGTTCAGGCTGTGCGTCGGCGCGCGCCCGGCGGGCGAAGAACTGGCCACCGCCCTTGGCAACATCGTCGTCGCCGACCACGGCATGACATTGCCGGTGCCTGAACCGCTGGGCGTGGCCCCTGATATGACGGACCCGGAACTGCCCCCGGCACCGGGCCAGCCCGATGAAATCAAGCCGCTTGCCGGTCTGGACCGCCCGCATCCTTTTGCGCCGGTGCTTGCGCATAAGGATCTGACATTCAGCGCCGGTCTGTTCCCCACGCTCGACCCGCTGACCCCCGCCGCGCGCATCACCGCGATGGATCCGGCAGCGGCGATGGCCGATATGTTCCTCAGCGTCGATGGCAAGATCGAGGCGTGGAACCCGCTGCCCGACCTGCTGCCTGCCGGACCCGAAGATCGCGTCTTTGTCCCCGAGGTTGCCCATGACGGCAGCGTCACCCTGCGCTTTGGCGAAGGGCACGAGGGGCGGGCCAGCACCCACGGCAAGACGCCGGTGGCCAGCGACAGCTTCTTTGCCAATTACCGCGTCGGCACGGGCCGCGCGGGCAATATCGGCGCCAATGCGCTGGCCCATGTCGCGGCCTCTGGTCTGGCGCTGGCCAACGTCACCGCCGTGCGCAACCCGTTGCCCGCAGCGGGTGGCCTGAACCGTGAGACGATCCCCGAGGTACGCCAGCGCGCCCCGGTCAGTTTTTTCGAGCAACGCCGCGCGGTGACGCTGGCTGATTATGAAACCCTGCTGACCAGACATCCCGACGTGCAGCGCGCCCATGCCCGCAAACGGTGGCTGGGCAGTTGGTCGGCGATCTTCCTGTCGGTCGACCGCGTCGGCGGGCTGGAGGTGGACGCGGGCTTTGCGCAGGCACTTCTGGACTATCTGGAACCCTACCGCATGATGGGCCACGATCTGACCATCGACGCGCCGATCTATGTGCCGCTGGAGGTGGCGCTGACGGCCTGCGTCCTGCCCGATCATTTCGCGGACGATGTGGCAAACGCTTTGATCGACGCTTTCTCGGCGGGTCTGCGCACGGATGGCGAGCGGGCGTTTTTCCACCCCGACAACATCACATTCTCGTCGCGGATCTACCTGTCGCGCATCTATGAGGCGGGGATGCAGGTGCCCGGCGTCGAGGATATCCACGTCACCAGTTTTCAGCGCGCCAGCGCCGCCGCGTCCACGGCGATTGACGAGGGCGTGCTGACCTTCGGGCCGCGCGAAATTCCGATTCTCGCCAATGATCCGAACCACCCGGATCAGGGCACCCTGACAATTCATACGGAGGGCGGACGATGA
- a CDS encoding phage tail protein, whose amino-acid sequence MNLTTDQLFELLPAFLRLRDAEQGRRIKREVDPTSTTRDIEDFGPLRTLASLVAREGQIVDETLDQHYADAFIETCAPWAIPYLGDLLGMRGLADIPDGIDMRARVANALELRSRKGTLRALEQAAADSSGWPVYAVEYWKKLVHTQSMRLTHPAMGRTVNMRDKPAMARIGMAFERDGRNVEVRRIETGDGRWNLGNIGLHVWRLRPYSISGHVARAVGTRRDFRFHPLGCDAQLYARSGIDAGVEIPSLEADMPAPITRNIMAEDESRFYGPGKAILIQVGGTPIPVENIKAANLGSRAAPAAPEPDWTRSGGISGVTLIDPELGRIVIDPDLAGPVRVTCHFARVLEIGGGEHGRVNSIGSIEDGVTIAPSNNLVTAINGVGGEGTFLLAQSSHYDANGAITVPADGILRIVASDGAFPTVRLGAAGLTVDLGDNAILELNGLRLHNGAVTVMGTGAMINVRDSTLVPGLALDIDGMPASPGAVTLDCRTAGAALRMDRCISGPVQVVQDMDVRIGETILDAGDPADMAFQPAPGAARVTVGFDRCTILGRVATGAFADGARAAPAGFGVAIESDERLATADTLFFGRTAPPVAAEFRQIGCIRFSYVPEGSLPPRLYRCAQTPEPIFDSTRYASADYMLLASRTDAAITDGAENGGEIGAYNRAAHQARAANIRRSIDDFLRFGHAAGQFNET is encoded by the coding sequence ATGAACCTGACCACTGATCAGTTGTTTGAATTGCTGCCCGCCTTCCTGCGTCTGCGCGACGCCGAGCAGGGGCGCCGGATCAAGCGCGAGGTCGATCCAACCTCGACCACTCGCGACATCGAGGATTTCGGCCCGCTGCGCACGCTCGCCTCGCTGGTCGCGCGCGAGGGGCAGATCGTCGACGAGACGCTGGATCAGCACTATGCCGACGCGTTTATCGAAACCTGCGCGCCCTGGGCGATCCCCTATCTGGGTGACCTGCTGGGAATGCGCGGCCTGGCCGATATCCCCGACGGCATCGACATGCGCGCCCGCGTCGCCAACGCGCTGGAGCTGCGCAGCCGCAAGGGCACCCTGCGCGCGCTGGAACAGGCCGCCGCCGACAGTTCGGGCTGGCCGGTCTATGCCGTCGAATACTGGAAGAAGCTGGTCCACACCCAGTCAATGCGCCTGACCCATCCGGCGATGGGTCGCACCGTGAATATGCGGGACAAACCGGCGATGGCGCGGATCGGCATGGCCTTTGAACGCGACGGGCGAAATGTCGAAGTGCGTCGGATCGAGACGGGCGACGGGCGCTGGAACCTTGGCAATATCGGCCTGCACGTCTGGCGGCTGCGGCCCTATTCGATCAGCGGCCATGTCGCACGCGCCGTCGGCACCCGTCGCGATTTCCGGTTCCATCCCCTGGGCTGCGATGCCCAGCTCTATGCCCGCAGCGGTATTGATGCCGGGGTCGAAATCCCCAGTCTTGAGGCCGATATGCCCGCACCGATCACGCGCAATATCATGGCTGAGGACGAGTCGCGGTTCTACGGACCCGGCAAGGCGATCCTGATCCAAGTGGGGGGAACCCCGATACCGGTTGAAAACATCAAGGCCGCCAACCTGGGCAGCCGCGCGGCCCCGGCTGCGCCTGAACCGGACTGGACGCGCAGTGGCGGCATTTCTGGCGTGACGCTGATCGACCCCGAACTGGGGCGGATCGTCATCGACCCCGACTTGGCCGGCCCGGTCCGGGTGACCTGCCATTTCGCGCGCGTGCTGGAGATCGGCGGCGGCGAGCATGGCCGTGTCAACAGCATCGGGTCGATCGAGGATGGCGTCACCATCGCGCCCTCCAACAATCTGGTTACCGCGATCAACGGCGTCGGCGGCGAGGGGACGTTCCTGCTGGCGCAATCCAGCCATTACGACGCCAACGGTGCAATCACCGTGCCCGCAGACGGCATCCTGCGGATTGTCGCAAGCGACGGCGCGTTTCCTACGGTCCGGCTCGGCGCCGCGGGGTTGACCGTCGACCTTGGCGATAACGCCATACTGGAACTGAACGGATTGCGTTTGCACAACGGCGCGGTGACGGTGATGGGCACCGGGGCAATGATAAATGTCCGCGATTCCACGCTGGTGCCCGGTCTGGCGCTGGACATTGACGGCATGCCTGCCAGCCCCGGTGCGGTGACGCTGGACTGTCGCACGGCGGGCGCCGCCCTGCGCATGGACCGCTGCATCAGTGGCCCGGTTCAGGTTGTACAGGACATGGATGTGCGCATCGGCGAGACCATTCTTGATGCAGGTGATCCCGCCGACATGGCGTTTCAACCGGCGCCGGGGGCCGCCCGTGTCACGGTGGGTTTCGACCGATGCACGATTCTGGGCCGGGTCGCAACCGGGGCCTTCGCCGATGGCGCACGCGCGGCCCCGGCCGGCTTTGGCGTGGCCATCGAAAGCGACGAGCGGCTGGCCACCGCAGATACCCTGTTCTTTGGACGCACCGCACCGCCGGTGGCGGCCGAATTTCGCCAGATCGGCTGCATCCGTTTCTCATATGTGCCCGAAGGCAGTCTGCCGCCGCGCCTTTACCGCTGCGCCCAAACGCCCGAGCCGATCTTTGACAGCACGCGCTACGCCAGCGCCGACTACATGCTGCTGGCCTCGCGCACCGATGCGGCCATCACCGACGGGGCAGAGAACGGTGGCGAGATCGGGGCCTACAATCGCGCCGCGCACCAGGCACGCGCCGCCAATATCCGCCGCTCCATCGACGATTTTCTGCGCTTTGGCCATGCCGCCGGGCAGTTCAATGAAACATGA